From Woronichinia naegeliana WA131, the proteins below share one genomic window:
- a CDS encoding N-6 DNA methylase produces MTVNRDNIYQFLQFCDRHIQGKERSDAQTFLNEFFKAFGHESAVKAGARFELPIPKASAKGHTGYADLWWPRDNLATLLIEMKSRGENLNRHYGQAWDYCTQLNPQPQYVILCNFDEFWIYDFEIQIDTPLDKIRRVDLPERLEAFRFMEFTMEAPKFQNNQVEITQTAAKYMGKFYQLLKVRSHKANFNAAIAQKFTLQCVMAMFAEDTKLLENSLFSQCLEDCLAGKSSFDLLNDGLFRRMNMIKNPVGRFKGVEYFNGGLFAEVYPIELNKEELDYLKLAANQDWSKVRPAIFGSIFESTVNEGERHQGGIHFTSENDIMKIIRPTISRYWEEKIEAVNDLKALEQLKIEMRNYRVLDPACGSGNFLYMAYQELKQAEHLLLQKSAELRKTEQLEMSFVTPLQFYGIDYNPFAVELARVTLLIARKVAIDKLGLTENALPLDSLDNNIIKGDALLMDWPQANAIVGNPPFQSKNKMQQEFGAKYVNQIREKYPEIPGRADYCVYWFYKAHQQLPDNGCAGLVGTNTIRQNYSREGGLDYIVKHNGTITEAVSTQVWSGDAVVHVSIVNWVKAEKIGKKKLSMQLGDYKDSPWQVWELDDINSSLSPTIDISQARKILTNAQSGACCQGQTHGNEGFLLTPFQVETLFNDLISRTIIYPYLTADELFKNLDGLPSRYVIDLNHCNDLNAAKSYEKAFKHLKEFVFPTIKANADEEQSKTNKTTGPRQTHFRRWWKYWRDRPELIQRINNISRYIVCGQVTKRPIFEFISSAIRPNAALIVFPLADDYSFGILQSNLHWLWFTNRCSTLKKDFRYTSESVFDTFPFPQFPTLEQVQQVAESSVNLRQTRREIMTKNQWSLRELYRNLTNDPQNSDIQRVQLAQEQLDQAVAIAYGMDGQADPLAFLLNLNLEVVDKEAKGDKVTAPGLPDFIHNPKDFISQDCVCI; encoded by the coding sequence ATGACAGTGAATCGTGACAATATTTACCAATTTTTACAATTCTGCGATCGCCATATTCAGGGTAAAGAACGCTCTGATGCTCAAACTTTTTTGAATGAATTTTTTAAAGCTTTTGGTCATGAAAGTGCGGTAAAAGCAGGGGCAAGATTTGAATTACCGATTCCCAAAGCCAGTGCTAAAGGTCATACCGGTTATGCCGATTTGTGGTGGCCGAGGGACAATTTAGCGACATTATTAATTGAAATGAAATCGCGGGGAGAAAATCTTAATCGCCATTATGGTCAAGCCTGGGATTATTGCACACAGTTAAATCCTCAACCGCAATACGTTATTTTATGTAACTTTGATGAGTTTTGGATTTATGATTTTGAGATACAAATTGACACCCCCTTAGATAAAATTCGCCGAGTAGATTTACCTGAAAGATTGGAAGCCTTTAGGTTTATGGAATTTACAATGGAGGCTCCTAAATTTCAAAATAATCAGGTAGAAATTACCCAAACTGCGGCTAAATATATGGGAAAATTTTATCAACTATTAAAAGTCAGGAGTCATAAAGCTAATTTTAATGCTGCGATCGCTCAGAAATTTACGCTGCAATGTGTGATGGCCATGTTTGCCGAAGATACAAAACTCTTAGAAAATTCACTTTTTTCCCAATGTTTAGAAGATTGTTTAGCTGGCAAGAGTAGTTTTGATTTGCTCAATGATGGGCTATTTCGGCGCATGAATATGATTAAAAATCCTGTAGGACGGTTTAAGGGTGTTGAATATTTTAATGGTGGCTTATTTGCAGAAGTTTATCCGATTGAATTAAACAAAGAAGAATTAGATTATTTAAAATTAGCGGCGAATCAGGATTGGAGTAAGGTGAGACCGGCAATTTTTGGCAGTATTTTTGAAAGTACGGTTAACGAAGGAGAACGCCATCAAGGGGGAATTCACTTCACCTCAGAAAATGACATTATGAAAATTATTCGCCCTACGATTAGCCGTTATTGGGAAGAAAAAATTGAGGCCGTCAATGATTTAAAAGCGTTAGAACAATTAAAAATTGAGATGCGGAATTATCGGGTACTTGATCCTGCCTGTGGTTCGGGAAATTTTCTCTACATGGCTTATCAGGAGTTAAAGCAAGCAGAGCATTTATTATTACAAAAATCAGCAGAATTAAGAAAAACAGAACAGTTAGAAATGAGTTTTGTGACTCCTCTACAATTTTATGGCATTGACTATAATCCTTTTGCAGTAGAGTTAGCAAGAGTAACTCTATTAATTGCCAGAAAAGTCGCGATTGATAAGTTAGGTTTAACAGAAAATGCTTTGCCATTGGATAGTTTAGATAATAATATTATTAAAGGCGATGCGTTGTTAATGGATTGGCCCCAAGCTAATGCTATTGTCGGCAATCCACCGTTTCAATCCAAAAATAAAATGCAGCAGGAATTTGGAGCCAAATATGTCAATCAAATTCGAGAAAAATACCCCGAAATTCCAGGGCGAGCCGATTATTGTGTTTATTGGTTTTATAAAGCCCATCAACAGTTACCAGACAATGGCTGTGCGGGTTTAGTGGGAACCAATACCATTCGCCAAAATTATTCCCGTGAAGGGGGTTTGGACTATATTGTTAAGCATAATGGCACAATTACGGAAGCCGTTTCCACTCAAGTTTGGTCTGGCGATGCAGTGGTTCATGTTTCTATTGTTAATTGGGTAAAAGCAGAAAAAATAGGCAAAAAGAAATTATCAATGCAATTAGGAGACTATAAGGATAGTCCCTGGCAAGTGTGGGAATTAGATGATATCAATTCTTCTTTGTCACCAACCATTGATATTTCTCAAGCCAGAAAAATTTTAACCAATGCCCAATCAGGAGCTTGCTGTCAGGGGCAAACTCATGGAAATGAAGGATTTCTATTAACTCCGTTTCAAGTAGAAACATTGTTTAATGACTTAATATCAAGAACAATTATTTACCCCTATTTAACAGCCGATGAATTATTCAAAAATCTAGACGGTTTACCTTCTCGATATGTCATTGATCTTAATCATTGTAACGATTTAAATGCAGCGAAATCCTATGAAAAAGCTTTTAAACATCTTAAAGAATTTGTTTTTCCTACTATAAAAGCTAATGCAGATGAAGAACAATCAAAAACGAATAAAACAACTGGGCCACGTCAGACTCATTTTCGACGTTGGTGGAAATATTGGCGTGATCGCCCTGAACTTATTCAAAGAATTAATAATATTTCTCGGTATATTGTTTGCGGACAAGTGACTAAACGCCCAATTTTTGAGTTTATTAGTTCAGCTATTAGACCCAATGCTGCTTTGATTGTTTTTCCTCTAGCTGATGATTATTCCTTCGGTATTTTACAATCCAATTTACATTGGTTATGGTTTACAAATCGCTGTTCAACGTTAAAAAAGGATTTTCGTTATACTTCAGAAAGTGTTTTTGATACCTTTCCCTTTCCCCAATTTCCAACCCTCGAACAAGTTCAACAGGTTGCAGAAAGTTCTGTTAATTTACGACAAACGCGACGAGAAATAATGACTAAAAATCAATGGAGCCTACGAGAACTGTACCGAAATTTAACCAATGATCCTCAAAATTCTGATATTCAACGGGTACAACTAGCTCAAGAGCAATTAGATCAAGCTGTTGCGATCGCCTATGGAATGGATGGTCAAGCTGATCCCTTAGCATTTTTACTGAATCTTAATTTAGAAGTGGTGGACAAGGAAGCAAAAGGTGATAAAGTTACGGCTCCTGGTTTGCCTGATTTTATTCACAATCCAAAGGATTTTATTAGTCAAGACTGTGTTTGTATTTAA